One Vicia villosa cultivar HV-30 ecotype Madison, WI linkage group LG5, Vvil1.0, whole genome shotgun sequence genomic window, TGGCAATTTGCGAAGGGGGATTATGccttgttggtaccacatgcatttgcacagtgtCAATTGCATTGCATTTTCATGATAACGGTATAAATGGTGAATGGATTttaatgaatgatgtattgtgggGTGAATAAACAATGTTAATGTTGTATGAAGtagtgaaattatgtatgatctatatctcttatattatttatcatgcattcctttatattgtacaatatctcaccccttctgtttgaatgttacccctatgttggtaacgtgtaGGTAGTCAGGACTGAAGGCTAAATACCTTCAGTAGTTGAGTTAGTttcgtcgctctgatacgtaacacttggGGGATGAACGCCAAacgtttttctatttattttgctGTTAGATTTTAAATTGTTTGTTGAAATATTTTGTTACAAGCTTGATGCTGATTATGTTGGATTAAGATGTTATGACGTTTCTAAGATTGAACTATGTTGAATTCCGCTTCTTAATTGAAAGTTGTTTTTGAAGATTAATTATGTCATgttcggttcatccgagttaatAGTATTATGTATCAATTTTAGTTACGACTGATTTTGATGTTTGTGATGAAAATCTGACAGCCCATATTTACTATCAATAGtattatactctgattttatttattattcgatGGGGTAAATTGGGgtattacattagtggtatcagagcatatcgATCTGTCTGACTAAGTTATCGAGTCAGTGTGTTATTGACGATCGAGTATTGTCAAATTAGATTAACTGTTGTTTGCGCTGTTGTGAGAAGTTTGAGATGActggaaggaatgatgatgctattgctgTTGCACTGGAAGCTACGGCTGAAGCTCTACAGCATCAACCGCACGTTGATGAGAATGTTGGATCTCGTAGTTTGGCGACTTTTCAGAGGAAAAATCCTCCTACTTTCAAGGGTAAGTATGATCCCGAAGTTGGTGGAGTTCAAAGCATGTACCCTAAATTAATTTATCCTCTCAATTTTTAACGAAAACCAACATAAtagattataaatatttttaagaaaaaaacatgGCACGTCCAAAAATTATACAACCGTTTTTTCGTTACGTGAGGCGAAATCGTTatcataaaatgtattatttatagtagtgatATTAACAACATGAGTATAGTTCCATAAGTCATGCCATACGCGAACACTTAATTATGGTGAGTGATTGAATAAGGACCTTCATATAACATAACAAATAATACTCTAAAATCAAAGTACACActctttaaaatttaaaacattcCTTTCTGGTTCACACTGTCGGTGACTTTATTTGAACGTCAAAGTATTTGCAAATACGACCCTATGACGCTAGATAGAACATCATCCGAGCTAGATACTGAAACTCACTATCTCACCACGACAATCAAGTTTGATATCAGTTACTTCACGTTTACATCAGATCAGTAGTCACTAAGGAAGATAAATATATACAGGATGGAGTATCACTAATTATTTTCTGCTCCTTGTAGCTATGATAATGATGATTACCATTGTATTTAGTAGTTGGCAGTAGTAAGTCCTTATTAACCTTGTGTTTGGGATAACTTCATTATTATCTAAATGTGATCATGGATCTAGTTAAGTTATGATACTAAAGTATCTTCTGCCTTTAAAAAACTAGAAGAAAATCAAGAATTGAACTGAAACCGTAAGGTACGATACCAATTGAATACAATATAAAATGCCATAACTCTTAAGTGCCCAAAGGGTCAACAAAAATAACAATACAAAGAAGATTCATCAagcaaaaaatacccaaaacatacaaAGAGAACTCGAAAGCATGGCCAAAACATAATACTTAAGAATAAGAACTCGAAAGCATGCATAGACAAGAGAATTACTAAGATGGTTTACATCTTAGAGAGTCCTCAAGTTGagctttttttgaaaatttgataaaAGAATTGGTACTGAATGAAAACTTGCAAACAAAAAACTGTTGTCAACAAGGATTTTGATAGTACGAGAGAGCCAAACTCAATAAACTTTATTCACCATGCTGCAATATTTTCTGATCTGGCCCTGGTTTCCTGTTAAAGGACTGAGATTTCCCATCTTAACCATCGCGTTAGCGAAATCTAATCTGAAGAGTAATGGATTACTGGCGTAAGCTGACACTTTGTAATCAAGGGGACCAAAACCACCCTTATAGAGTTGTTGATCAGAATGCAGAAGACCCTTTTGGTTCAATAGATTTTGGTAATAAGCATTGTCAAAAAAGTTTGGAGTTGTGGCATCTAAAGGAGATAAGTTGTTGTCACCACCACTTTTTGGACATGTTTTTTGCAATGAACTTCTGTATTGAGATTGAACATTGTTTTCGTTGTAAATCCTTGGTCGGATGAGTGCGCATTTTGCTTGGCCTATTGTGTGAGAACCTGATAAAGCAACCATTTCCTCAGCTGAGAAACCCTTTTTCTTGAAAGCATCAATAAGGCCCTTAAGGTCAAGAAAGGGAGAGGGTAAATCTGAATTTGCAGCATTAAAATTCGCAGTTGTTGAATCTTTTCTTCCTACACGAACCGGCCAAATAGGTCCACCAAGCTAAATAGATATATATTTTTCATCCATCAATATACAGTTAATAACAACAAATATATGcataaactttccaaaaaatacTTACGGCGACAACGGAATCTCTTGCTGCAACAGCTAAGATATCTGCACATGAAACAACATTAGGGCACCGCGTCTCCAATATAGCTTTTACTTTGTCTATGATTTCGTAACCCCTCAAAGAATTAGCATTGGGACGGGCGTTTTGTTCTCCCTTGAAATTTGGTGTGTCCTTCAACAATATTGATGCATCACACCCCTTCAAAAATTAAGCAACAAAATTAGAACTGTTTTCACAAAAACAGgtgtaaaaaacaatttttaaaaaaatatgtagaaTTACCTGAACAAAGCAGTCATGAAAATGAAGACGGAGCAAGGATGCGCCTAATCGACGATCATTCAACACCGCTCTGGTTATTTCTTCCCTAATGATTTGGAGAGCACCAGGACACTTAGTAACATAAAAAGTTGTGCTCAGCTGACTTGAAAGATCAGGTATGAATGAAGACACGTGAGTAATTGCTGAAGGAATTACACTTGATGCTGAGATTATGTTCATAAGACATATCAATAAACAGATTCTAAGTTTAATATCAGCCATGTTAATGTTAATTTGTAGAACTCTCAAGGTATGAATAAGAGAAAAAATTTATCTGTACTTGGTTGATGaaatgtgttaaatatttatacaTGAACAAATTatgtattttgtattattttttgggATGTTTAGGGCACGTTCCTGTTTGATTAGGACAGTGAACATTTTTTTCTCTTTGATAAGATATAGCAGTGAACATTATGGACATCCATACCTATATGATGTTTTGATATTAAATTCTGATTATATGCAATGTTATTAGCTGGATTGTGCTAATCTAGTTGACTTCTAAATATTATGCAGATTTTAAGGTGCATATATATTCCACTCTCCTAAAATAAATGGTAGAAATATTTTTTAGGGTGCATAAACTGGATTCTATTGTGTTAAATATTTTCAATATATATGGTAGAAATCTGATGGTAGATAACATAATATATATTCAAGCAGGTTCTCTTTGCCAGAAAGAAAATGTGATACTTTGCTAAATTGTATTTTAGGATATATTACATGTTTATCATTTGGTTGTATTCTCTTCTTTGTAAAATATAACAATCCTCTTTGTTACcttgttaatttaaatataaataaagcagCTCCACTTAATCCCACATTCTATAAGGAATTGTGATCAACACGTTATAATTTAATATCCTTTTATTTCATTCAAATATTTCATTTCCATTAAACAATTTTAaacttaaatcattaaaaaaattatacatttAAACTTATCTTTGCTAGGAGATATTTTGCATTGGTTGGTTCTTTGGTTGACTAGAGGTTTCTTTGGTTGACTAGAAGTTTGGGTTGCCGTCACGCAAAATTTCGGCTGGTTTAATAAACGTCTTGCATGGATGCTCGTAATAGGTTGTCGAGCTTTGTTCGGCCAAACTATGTTAATTAGTTGGCGTCAATTTTCTTTACGAACTTCGGTTATAAAGTTCAAGAGTTGGATCTTCGTGAATTGTTCTCTAGGTCTGGTTTTGTAAGGGAGCATGTCTTCATTCCTTTAGTTGGATGCAATCGTTCGTGTTGTGGCCGTGACACTAATGGAAATAACTGTATTTAAATTTGTCAAATCCGTGCAGACTCCCTAACCAAATAAGGGTCGAAGAGTAGCTTCGGGTTCGACAGAGGTTAGCATGCAGTTGAAGGTTGCTCACATGTTGGTGTggaagacctacatactgtagtcgaagtgtcTTCTAGTATGTGGGGGtcaaaatgctagggttgttagtatttcgaattgggcctgtttgttatgtccaattatttaagttaacttgtaccctaaaTTGGCTTGTAATCACTATGCCAAACAGtagcttttacagcgctttttttgggctattagagcgcttaaaagcgctgtcgtaggtAAAGACAACGCTTTTGGGTAcgccaaaagcgctctcgtagcctcccctatagcagcgcttttttcagaaaagcgctcttgtagcacCCCCTTATAGCAgcactttttccagaaaagcgctttcTTAGGCCTACTTTCACTACAAAAAATGCAGCTGATTTACGGGGGTTTTTTAGCCAATTTGTGGGGGTTTTTGACCTCcgctatatattataaatatgtaaaaaaagaatactcaaactttcattatttttctttacttgagaatgcaaataattaatatatcaatAAAATACATGAATGTTCTAAAACCAATACCCCAAACTTGGACAAATAATAAATATCAATCTTCGGTTCTTTGTAAAAGAAAAACTACATAATACTCAATCTTACTCCCTAAATTACAACCAAATAAGTATCCATCCTTTATTTTAGATAATACCACATTGGTTCATCTCTCCACCTATAGATTCAGCTCTCCACCTATTTCTAAATCCTATAAATAACAAGCAACTACAACAACAAAGACTACAACACTAAGCACTACAATAGAGGCACTGATTTAGAGAGGAAGTAGAAGCTCTGGCCAGCCCTGCAGATTCAAAAAAATGCTGCTGCTGCAATTCATAGTCCTTTCCAGCTCTAGCCGAGACTCTTAGAGACAGAGGGCAAGCATCCATGA contains:
- the LOC131606374 gene encoding cationic peroxidase 1-like — translated: MADIKLRICLLICLMNIISASSVIPSAITHVSSFIPDLSSQLSTTFYVTKCPGALQIIREEITRAVLNDRRLGASLLRLHFHDCFVQGCDASILLKDTPNFKGEQNARPNANSLRGYEIIDKVKAILETRCPNVVSCADILAVAARDSVVALGGPIWPVRVGRKDSTTANFNAANSDLPSPFLDLKGLIDAFKKKGFSAEEMVALSGSHTIGQAKCALIRPRIYNENNVQSQYRSSLQKTCPKSGGDNNLSPLDATTPNFFDNAYYQNLLNQKGLLHSDQQLYKGGFGPLDYKVSAYASNPLLFRLDFANAMVKMGNLSPLTGNQGQIRKYCSMVNKVY